One Chthoniobacterales bacterium genomic region harbors:
- a CDS encoding right-handed parallel beta-helix repeat-containing protein, which produces MTKSYGRYLLSFAGLIVALLLAPAVDAASLTVNSPADSGGSCPGASCTLRQAIAAAASGDTINFAPGLSTINLTSGELLIEKSLTITGPGANLLTVQRSAAPGTAAFHIFHVPSFAAVTISGLLIRNGSPPSGVNGGAVDNLGTLTITGCTIADSVSAGEFSGGGAIYNDGGDPGGQLTIASSTITGNSTMGGLGGGGILDGGGRVTITNSTISGNSAGNTKGGGIYTLGALTISHSTVTGNSSQDGGGIFGQPSGNSLKVLNSIIATNTAATGPDVSGRLFSQGYVLVGNTSGMTLTGFTTGNQFNVDPILGPLQDNGGPTRTHALLSGSPAIDKGYSGGSVVTDQRGFTRPVGMPGVSGGDGSDLGAFEVQGTAGTPTTLGNISTRLRVLVGDNALIGGMIATGTATKKVIIRAIGPTLTDFGVPGALQDPTLELYQGGTLITSNDDWRQSPQQAEIQNSGLAPGKDAESAIIATLTPNQGYTAIVRGKDGTTGVGLVEAFDLEQGSASKLGNISTRGFVDVDDNVMIAGLIVGPSNGTSAKVLVRALGPTLGDFGVSGFLPDPTLDLVNSSGTVIRSNDNWKSDQRPEIEAANLAPSHDEEAALVEIVAPGAYTAIVRGSGRTIGVGLVEVYNIQ; this is translated from the coding sequence ATGACAAAGTCATACGGCCGATATCTGCTCTCCTTTGCCGGACTCATCGTAGCCCTGCTCCTGGCGCCGGCGGTTGATGCGGCGAGCTTGACGGTAAACAGTCCCGCCGATTCAGGCGGGAGTTGTCCCGGCGCGAGCTGCACGCTCCGTCAGGCAATTGCGGCGGCTGCATCCGGCGATACGATCAACTTTGCTCCCGGCCTCTCGACAATAAATCTCACAAGCGGTGAGTTGTTGATCGAGAAGAGCCTCACTATCACCGGTCCTGGCGCGAATCTGTTGACTGTGCAGCGGAGTGCGGCACCCGGCACAGCGGCATTCCACATCTTCCATGTCCCGTCGTTCGCGGCGGTCACCATCTCCGGCCTGCTGATTCGCAATGGAAGCCCTCCGTCCGGCGTCAACGGCGGCGCCGTTGACAACCTTGGCACGCTAACAATTACCGGTTGCACTATTGCCGACAGCGTGTCAGCCGGCGAATTTTCCGGCGGTGGCGCCATCTACAACGACGGAGGCGATCCCGGAGGCCAGTTAACCATTGCCTCCAGCACGATTACCGGGAACTCAACGATGGGGGGCCTGGGTGGCGGCGGTATTTTGGACGGCGGTGGCCGAGTAACAATAACCAACAGCACGATTTCGGGCAACTCCGCTGGCAACACGAAGGGCGGCGGTATTTACACTCTTGGCGCCCTCACCATCAGCCACAGTACCGTTACTGGTAACTCGTCGCAAGACGGCGGTGGAATTTTTGGACAGCCCAGCGGCAACTCTCTCAAAGTGCTTAACTCCATCATTGCTACAAATACTGCCGCGACTGGTCCGGATGTGTCGGGCAGGCTGTTTTCGCAGGGTTATGTCCTGGTAGGCAACACCAGTGGCATGACTCTCACCGGTTTTACGACTGGAAATCAATTCAACGTCGATCCGATTCTGGGACCGCTGCAAGACAACGGCGGCCCGACTAGGACGCACGCATTGCTTTCCGGCAGTCCGGCGATCGACAAAGGGTACTCTGGAGGTTCGGTCGTCACCGATCAACGCGGCTTCACTCGCCCGGTAGGTATGCCTGGCGTCAGTGGTGGTGATGGAAGCGACCTTGGCGCGTTTGAAGTTCAAGGAACCGCAGGCACACCCACCACGTTGGGTAACATTTCGACGCGCCTTCGCGTGCTGGTGGGAGACAACGCTCTGATCGGTGGGATGATCGCAACCGGGACGGCTACGAAGAAGGTTATTATTCGCGCGATAGGTCCTACGCTAACGGATTTCGGCGTGCCTGGCGCCTTGCAGGATCCAACCCTGGAGCTTTATCAGGGGGGCACGCTTATCACCAGTAACGATGATTGGCGGCAATCGCCGCAACAAGCCGAGATCCAGAACAGCGGGCTCGCGCCAGGCAAGGATGCCGAATCGGCGATTATCGCGACGCTGACGCCAAACCAGGGCTATACGGCGATCGTGCGCGGCAAAGATGGGACAACTGGCGTTGGGCTAGTGGAAGCGTTCGACTTGGAACAGGGTTCAGCTTCAAAGCTGGGAAACATCAGCACCCGCGGTTTCGTCGACGTGGACGACAACGTGATGATCGCGGGATTAATTGTGGGTCCGAGCAATGGAACGAGCGCCAAAGTGCTGGTTCGCGCGCTGGGTCCAACGCTCGGTGACTTTGGCGTCTCTGGCTTTCTGCCGGATCCGACACTCGACCTGGTGAATTCGAGCGGAACCGTAATTCGTTCCAACGACAACTGGAAATCGGACCAGCGTCCGGAGATCGAAGCAGCGAATCTGGCTCCGAGTCACGACGAAGAAGCGGCGCTGGTCGAGATAGTCGCTCCCGGCGCCTATACGGCGATTGTTCGCGGAAGCGGCCGCACGATCGGCGTGGGGCTGGTCGAGGTTTATAACATCCAATAG